In Planctomycetota bacterium, the DNA window GCACCCACAGCGGCACCGTCCTGCCGCGGCACATGCGGATGCCCCGGCCGTTCAGGAAGCCGGCCATCAGCAGCTCGCTGATGCCGGGGGGCAACGGTGCGGTGGCCGCGTAGGGCAGCACGCTGGGCCCGCCGAGCGCGATGGCGACGGGCATGGGCTCGCCCAGCTTCTTCCAGCTCCGCCAGTGGCTTGCGCCGTCGTGGTGCAGGTGCCAGTGCATGGCCAGGCGGTTCTTGCCCAGCAGCTGTACGCGGTACATGCCGATGTTGTGGCTCGCGGGCCGCGTCTCGTGGCGGTCGCTCGCGTGGATGGTGTGGATGCCCGCCAGCGTGATATACCGCCCGCGAAACTCGGCGTCCCATCGATCGGCGTCGATGTTGGTGTGGCCTAGTGCATCGATGCCGTCGTTGATGTCCGCCGGGTAGCCCACGGCCTCGAAGTCGCCATCCAGGGGCCAGCAGCGGAGGATCGGCAGCGTGGCGAGGTCGATGTCGTCGCCGGTGTGTACGACCTCCTGGCAGGGACCCGCGCCGCGCATTCGCTTGGGTCCGATCTTGAGCAGCGGCGCGAACTGCCTGGCCTTCTGCAACGCCTCGCCGAGCGAGCGCGGCGGCTGGGGCTTGGTGAGCTCGGCGATCAGCGCCGCGATGCCCTCGAGGCCTCCCGCGCGCTTGCCCTGGTCCGGTCTTCCGCTCGGGGCGGCGACGACGCCGGCGCTCGACACGGGTGCGAGCGCCATCTTCGGCTGCCACGCCTCGTGGCAGCCCAGCGCCATCTCCATGCGGCGGTAGCTGCCGAAGGCGTTGATCAGCACCGGGAAGGCGCTGCCCTGCACGTTCGTGAACAGCAGCGCCGGTCCGCCTCGATCGTGGAAGCGCGGGTCGTTGGCCCGCGTCGCCGCGGCGCACGCGTTGGGCGCCCGGGCCTTGCTCGCGCGGTCGGCCAGCTCCGCGATGTCCAGCGTCGGCGACACCGGATCGTTGATCTCGAGCAGCTCGCCGTTGCGGCGGAGGGCGTCCACGAACGCGCGCAGGTTTCCGTACATAGGCTCAACGCTATGGCCGACCCCGCCGCCATCCCGCCCGCCGGAGGAGAAGCCCGCGGGCCCGACCCGTGGGACGAACTCGCGGGCCGTCCCGATCCGGGGCCCGCGTTCGCCCGCGCCGCGGAGCGGGATTGGCCGGGCTACTTCCGGGCGGTCGCGGGCAAGCCGCCGCGGGAGACCACGCTGCAGGCCCTGGACCTGTTCGATGCGCCGGGCTTTGCGATCGACCTGGGCTGCGGCGAGGGCCGCGACGCCGCCGCGATGCTCGCGCGGGGTTGGCGGGTGCTGGCGCTCGACGGGCACGAAATGGCGGTGGAGCTCACCGCGCACAATCCGGCGATACCGAAGGCCACCGCGGATCGACTCGAGGTCCGGCTCGCGGCGATGGAGGCCGCCGAGCTGCCGGCCTGCGACCTGCTCAACGCCAGCTTTGCGCTGCCGTTCTGCGAGCCCGCCGCCTTCCCGGACCTCTGGGCACGCATCGTGGCGGCCATTCGTTCCGGCGGCGTGTTCGCGGGCCAGCTCTTCGGCGACCGCGATACGTGGGCGGCGCTGCCCGATCGCACGCACCTCACCCGCACCGCGGCGCTGGCGTGCTTCGACGGCTTCGATCTCGTCCGCTTCGACGAGGAGGAGCGCGACGGCGAGGACGCCGGCGGGCAGGCCAAGCACTGGCACGTGTTCCACGTCGTGGCCCGCAAGGGCTGACGCCCGGTCCATTGAGAGGACGATTGGCGGCGCCGGATCAGCGGCGCCGGATCAGCGTCGATAGATCTCGGGCACCAGGAACTTCCAGTCCGGGTGGCCGTGGGGCTTGCGCTCCTCGGTGGTCTGCGGCACGAAGGGGTCGGGCGTCAGGTCCTGGCGGTTGTGCCAGCGGCAGTCGGGGTTGCCGGTCTCGAGGAATCCCAGGATCTCGACGTGGCCGTCCTGGAATCCGTAGACGCCCTTGCCGTCGTGCCAGTAGCTGTACGGCCCGGGATTGTCGCCGAAGTAGTTGGCCACGATCGGCGGGCTGACGCGGAGGTGGCAGAAGGCGCGGTTGGTCTCGGCCACGAGGATGGTGTGGCTGGGGCGATCGATGACGGCGTCGCTGATGCGGGCCTGCTCGTCGCGCTGGTCGCGGCGCCACAGCAGGTGGCCGTTGAGGGCGTAGCTCGAGACGACGTCGCCGACGCAGCGGGCGCCGCCGGTCTCGTAGCCGACCTCGCTGCGCGGCCCGGGCTCGGGGTGCAGCGGGCAGCTCCAGATGGTCGCGTCGTCGACGTACTGCTGGTCCATCAGCAGCCGCCGCCAGGTGATGTACTCCGAAGAGGACTCGAGCACGCGGTTCTCGGGCAGCCGGCTGGCGTTGGACGCCGAGAACGCGTTGACGCCCACGAGCACCTGCCGCATGTTGCTGAGGCACCGGGTCTGCTTGGCGGCGAAGCGGCCCTGCAGGATGATGGGCGTGGCGATGGTGAACAGCACCACCAGGATGCCGAGCGTGACGAGGACCTCGATGATGGTGACGCCCGATCGCGCGGGCCGGAGGGTGTGGCGGGGGGCATGCATCTAGCGGTCCCCCGCGATGGTCACGACGCGGACGGGATTCTCCGCCGTGTACTCGAAGGACGCGGGCCAGCGGGTGCTGCGGCCCGAGGACGGCGTGAAGTACGCGATCTCGTAGTCGTCACCCTTCTTGCGGATCAACAGCCGGAACCGCGTGCCGATGAGCCTCGGGTCGCGGCCGCCGGCCTGGATGCTGAGCACCCGCGAGTAGCCCGACATCTGGATCCACTCGATGATGCGGTAGCGGCCGGCGTTCCATCCATCGGGCCCGAAGCGGATCTCCGTGCCGCTCATGGTGACCGGGATGCGCTCGGATTCGGTCCACGGGCCCAGGATGCCCAGCGGGCCGGCGTCGTCGGGGATGTCGTCCCGCTCGTCCCACCCCAGCGGCGGGCGGACGCCGTACCACGCCGGTTCGTTCTTGCCCATCTGGACCTTGTCGTCCTTCTCGCGGATCACGATGCGGTCGTACTGGTCGAAGGCGACTCGGAGCGTCAGCGCCTCGCCGCGCTCGAAGCGCTGCCACTCGTCTTCCCGGGGCATCACGCTGGCGGTGATGGCGTCGAGCTCGGCGACCTCGCGGAGGCTCTTGGTTCGTCGGTCGTCCTCGACCACGCGGGTCTCGCGGATGTCCAGCCGGATGCGCACGGGCACGCCGGTCGCGGCGTCGACGCCGCGGCGGAGGGCGAGGCTCCTGCCCGTGACGAACGTGCCGCTGGCGTCGAAGTCCTCGTCGTAGGCCGAGATGATCTCGAACGGGCCGAGGGTTCGCGCGGGGGGCGGTGGCCCGGCGTCTCGGGCGGAGACGCCCGCGCCGAGCACCAACGCGGGCATCGGCGGCGCGGCGGGCGTACCACCGGCGGCGCCGCTTCCGGGGCCAACGGCGAGGACCGTCGCGACCGTGGCCGCCGCCCCGATGCTGGCCGCCAGCCCCGCGGACACCAGCACCGCGGGCAGCTTGGACTTCTGCACCCCGATGCCCGCGATGGCGATCTTCGCGACGCCCGACGAGGCGGTCCCCGCGGACGCGGCATCCGAGGCGTGCCGCAACGCCGCGCCGAGCGCCACCACGCCCACGACCGAGAGACCGCCCCTCGCGAGCCGGCGGCGGAGCTTCTCGAGCACGCGGGAGACCCGCCGCGACACGGTGCCCTCGCTGACGCCCAGCTCGCGGGCCAGCTCGGCCTGCGATCGGCCGGCCAGGAATCGAGCCACGACCAGCTGGCGATCCTCGTCGCCCAGCTCGGCCAGGGCCTGGTCGATGACCGGCTCCAGGTCGATCCATAGCCGCTCGCTGGCGGGCGGCTCGAGGGCGTGATCGCGGCGGTCCGCCGCCGTCCGCTCGGCCCGCGATCGTGCGCCGGCCCGGCGGACGAGGTCGATGGAGGTGCCGATGGCGCAGGCGTGCAGCCATGCCGCCACGTTGCTGCGGACGCGTCCGGCGCTGCGGGCGAGCCTCAGGAAGGTCTCCTGGGCGGCGTCCTCGGCGTCGGCGTCGCTCCCGAGCCGGCGGCGGCAGGTCGCCACCACCATCGCGTAGTACCGCCGCGCGAGCAGTTCGAAGGCCTCCGGATCGCCGGTGCGGACGTAGCGCCGCAGGGCGGTTGCGTCGTCGACGGCGGCGAGCGAGTCGGGCGGGCTGGTGTGCATCGTGGGCATGGATCGGCTCCTTCGCCCCAAGGTCGTACGCCGCGGCCCGGGTGTGCGCGCAACAATCGATTTCTTGCGCAGGTGCTCCGCGTGGGGTGGGCCATCCGGGGCGGACCGGCAAAACGCCCGAGGGAAGATCCCGAACCAACGCGGCGGGGAGATACGCCCATGAGCGATGCCGTCGTCCAGCTGCAGGACCTCCGGAAGCGGTACGGCCGGAGGGTCCACGCCCTGCGGGGCGTGACCATGGACGTGCCCCGGGGGTCGATCTTCGGGCTGCTGGGGCCCAACGGCGCGGGCAAGAGCACCCTGGTCAAGATCCTGATCACCGCCGTCAAGCGGAGCGGCGGCTCGGGGCGGCTGCTGGGCGAGCCGCTGGGCCGCAAGGCCGCCCTCACCCGCGTGGGCTACCTGCCCGAACACCACAACCTGCCGAAGCACCTGACCGGGCAGCAGGTGCTGGAGTTCTTCGGGGCCATGGCCAAGATGCCCAGGGCCGATCGCCGCCGCCGCGCCGACGAGCTGCTCGACCTCGTCAACATGCGCGCGTGGCACAAGAAGAAGGTCGGCGGGTACTCCAAGGGCATGCGGCAGCGGATCGGCCTGGCCCAGGCGCTCGTGAGCGATCCGGAGCTGGTCATCCTCGACGAGCCGACCGACGGCGTCGATCCGGTGGGCCGCCGCGACATCCGAAACATGCTCATGCGGATGCGGGATGAGGGCCGCACCGTGTTCATCAACAGCCACCTGCTGGGCGAGCTGGAGATGGTGTGCGACCGCGTGGCGATCATGCACAAGGGCCAGGTCGTGTCGATGGGCACCATCGAGGAGCTGACCGAAGGCATGCATCGCTACGAGATCGAGCTGGACGCCGCACCGGAGCTCGCGGGCGATGCGTTCGCCAGGGCGCTGCCCGACCTCGCGCGTGGGGGCGGCAATGATGCGCCGTCGCCGACCGCGGGCCTGGCGCCGCCGACGACCTCGCCGCTCGCCCGCCGGGTCGGGCTCCGGGGCGAGCTCGCGACGGGCGAGCCCGTCGAGGTACACGGCAGCCGCCTGTGGATCGGCACGACCGAGGCCGGCGTGATCCAGCCCGTGCTCGATGCCATCCGGGCCAAGGGCGGGGTGATCCGCGAGGTCCGCAAGCACCGTCCGTCGCTGGAGGACCTCTTCTTGCAGGCCGTCGAGCGGGACGACTCGCCCGGCGCGGCCCGGGCCGCCGCCGGCACGAACGGGGGTGGGGCATGATCACCCAGACGATCGCGCTGCTGGTCGACGCCTACCGCGAGCTGCACGCCAAGAAGCTGTTCTGGATCACGATGATCCTGACGGTGCTGGTCGTGGCCGTGTGCGGCACGGCGGGGATCAACGAGAAGGGCATCACCTTCGCGGGCTTCGTGCTCTTCAGCAGCCTCGGCGAGTTCGCCGTGACGAGCGAGAACATTCCGCCGTCGCTCTTCTACAAGAACATGTTCCTCGGGCTGGGCGTGCAGGTCTGGCTGACCTGGATCGCCATCGTGCTGGCCCTGATCTCGACGGCCGGCATCGTGCCGGACCTGATCTCGAGTGGGTCGATCGAGGCCATCCTGTCCAGACCCATCGGCCGGGTGCGGCTGCTGCTGACCAAGTTCGCCGGTGGCCTGCTGTTCACGGCTCTCCAGGTGGCCGTGTTCTCTGCGGGGGCGTTCCTCGTCATCGGCATCCGGGGTGGCGATTGGGAGTGGAGCATCTTCCTGGCGATACCCATCGTGACGGTGATGTTCAGCTATCTCTTCGCGTTCTGCACCCTGCTGGGCATCATCACTCGATCGACCATCGCCGCGTTGCTGCTGACCGGCCTGGCCTGGGGTGCGCTGATCATCTACAACCGCACCGAGGAGACCATCGTTGCCTTCAACGCAACCGCCGAGGTGCGCCTGGAGCGGGCCGCCGCCAGCCTCGAACGCGCCGAGCGAGCGGCGCGTCTGGTGCTGCTCAACGAGGAGAACGAGCGTCGCGAGGCCGAGGGCTTGGAGCCGCTGGAGTCGCTCGATCTCACGGCCGAGCAACTCGACGAGCGCAGCCCCATCTTGCCGTCGCGGCGCCTCGATCTCGAAGAGGCCACGCAGGCCGAACGCGAGTGGCAGTTCTGGACGGACTTGCTCCGCTACGTCAAGGCGCCGCTCCCCAAGACGAGCGAAACTACGGCGCTGCTCGGGCGTGTGCTGATCGATCCCGAGGAGACCGCCCGCGTTCGGCAGCCCGAGCCCACCAACGACGACATCGCCGTCCAGCAAGAAGCCAGCGAGGCCGCCGAAGCGGAATATGAGTCCCGCTCGCTCGGGTGGATCCTGGGCACCAGCCTGGCCTTTGAGGCCTTCATCCTCGCCATCGCCTGCTGGATCTTCAAGCGGCGCGACTTCTAGCCGAAGTCCTTCAGCTTCAGCCTCGAGCGATGGTGCTCGGGAGCCGGCCCGCTGACGGTCTGGCCCTTGAGGTAGTCCTTCTGCCAGACGTCCTCGCCGGTCTCGGCCCTCTGGACGATGGCCTGCTGCCGCGAGGCGGCCCAGGTCAGGTAGGCCTCGTGCATCTTCGGGTCGCTGTCGATCGCTTGGGACCTCGGCTCGGTCCACTCCAGCAGCGCCATGGGGTAGGGCTGCAGCATGCACACCGGGTCGCCCTTCTTGAACCACACGTCGGTGCCCCGCTTCATGATCTTCCAGTTCATCGTGAAGGTCGACGGCGACCAGTCGGTCTCGACCAGGCCGTCGAGCGGCACCGCGAAGTCCTTGGGGCTGTTGGTCGCGCCGCGGACGAACAGGCCGATCTTTGGCGGCGTGCGGAAGAGCCACGGCAGCCGGAAGGTCAGGATGCCGCTGCCGAAGTGGCTCGAGATGTAGGGTTCGATCCCGGGCGGTCCGTCGTGGACCTTGATCGTGAGCCCATCGGGTGAGTCCTTGCCGTTCCAGCGGCACGAGAACGTGGCGGGGCAGCCGATGATCCAGCCCGCCTGGTTGGCCATCGCCAGCGGCAGGCAGCGGTAGGCGCCCTTGCCGGGCGTCTTGTCCATCCAGTCCCGCTTGGGGCCGCCCGGTTCGATGGTCCAGCCCGCCGGGTCGCTCACGACGTAGGCCGTCAGCGGGCACGGGCCGTCGATGGTGATGGATTCGGGCACGTCCTGATCCTCCCTCGGGTGCGACGCCAGCATACCAGCGGCGGCCGCGCTTGCGAAATCTTCGCACCCGAATGCATGCCGGACGGTTGACTGCTTGTTTGGGCTCTGGTAAACTCGCGGCAAGCCGGGCACGCGACCAGCACCGCCCCCGGCACCCGACGCACGAGGCCACGGTGGGCCGGCGCGGGCACGACGTGCTGCAGCGGCGTGACGCCCGGCCGGCCCCGTCCGCGAACGAGGTCCGCGCAGGCCACGGCACGCCGAAGACAACCGGAGGTGTGCCCATGGCACGCGCGAAGTCCGAGGGCGGGACGGCCACCAAGGCCCCCGCATCCGTCGAGCCCAAGCCCAGTTCGTCCAGCCCCAACGGT includes these proteins:
- a CDS encoding class I SAM-dependent methyltransferase, with translation MADPAAIPPAGGEARGPDPWDELAGRPDPGPAFARAAERDWPGYFRAVAGKPPRETTLQALDLFDAPGFAIDLGCGEGRDAAAMLARGWRVLALDGHEMAVELTAHNPAIPKATADRLEVRLAAMEAAELPACDLLNASFALPFCEPAAFPDLWARIVAAIRSGGVFAGQLFGDRDTWAALPDRTHLTRTAALACFDGFDLVRFDEEERDGEDAGGQAKHWHVFHVVARKG
- a CDS encoding prepilin-type N-terminal cleavage/methylation domain-containing protein; this translates as MHAPRHTLRPARSGVTIIEVLVTLGILVVLFTIATPIILQGRFAAKQTRCLSNMRQVLVGVNAFSASNASRLPENRVLESSSEYITWRRLLMDQQYVDDATIWSCPLHPEPGPRSEVGYETGGARCVGDVVSSYALNGHLLWRRDQRDEQARISDAVIDRPSHTILVAETNRAFCHLRVSPPIVANYFGDNPGPYSYWHDGKGVYGFQDGHVEILGFLETGNPDCRWHNRQDLTPDPFVPQTTEERKPHGHPDWKFLVPEIYRR
- a CDS encoding sigma-70 family RNA polymerase sigma factor, which encodes MPTMHTSPPDSLAAVDDATALRRYVRTGDPEAFELLARRYYAMVVATCRRRLGSDADAEDAAQETFLRLARSAGRVRSNVAAWLHACAIGTSIDLVRRAGARSRAERTAADRRDHALEPPASERLWIDLEPVIDQALAELGDEDRQLVVARFLAGRSQAELARELGVSEGTVSRRVSRVLEKLRRRLARGGLSVVGVVALGAALRHASDAASAGTASSGVAKIAIAGIGVQKSKLPAVLVSAGLAASIGAAATVATVLAVGPGSGAAGGTPAAPPMPALVLGAGVSARDAGPPPPARTLGPFEIISAYDEDFDASGTFVTGRSLALRRGVDAATGVPVRIRLDIRETRVVEDDRRTKSLREVAELDAITASVMPREDEWQRFERGEALTLRVAFDQYDRIVIREKDDKVQMGKNEPAWYGVRPPLGWDERDDIPDDAGPLGILGPWTESERIPVTMSGTEIRFGPDGWNAGRYRIIEWIQMSGYSRVLSIQAGGRDPRLIGTRFRLLIRKKGDDYEIAYFTPSSGRSTRWPASFEYTAENPVRVVTIAGDR
- a CDS encoding ABC transporter ATP-binding protein: MSDAVVQLQDLRKRYGRRVHALRGVTMDVPRGSIFGLLGPNGAGKSTLVKILITAVKRSGGSGRLLGEPLGRKAALTRVGYLPEHHNLPKHLTGQQVLEFFGAMAKMPRADRRRRADELLDLVNMRAWHKKKVGGYSKGMRQRIGLAQALVSDPELVILDEPTDGVDPVGRRDIRNMLMRMRDEGRTVFINSHLLGELEMVCDRVAIMHKGQVVSMGTIEELTEGMHRYEIELDAAPELAGDAFARALPDLARGGGNDAPSPTAGLAPPTTSPLARRVGLRGELATGEPVEVHGSRLWIGTTEAGVIQPVLDAIRAKGGVIREVRKHRPSLEDLFLQAVERDDSPGAARAAAGTNGGGA
- a CDS encoding ABC transporter permease — encoded protein: MITQTIALLVDAYRELHAKKLFWITMILTVLVVAVCGTAGINEKGITFAGFVLFSSLGEFAVTSENIPPSLFYKNMFLGLGVQVWLTWIAIVLALISTAGIVPDLISSGSIEAILSRPIGRVRLLLTKFAGGLLFTALQVAVFSAGAFLVIGIRGGDWEWSIFLAIPIVTVMFSYLFAFCTLLGIITRSTIAALLLTGLAWGALIIYNRTEETIVAFNATAEVRLERAAASLERAERAARLVLLNEENERREAEGLEPLESLDLTAEQLDERSPILPSRRLDLEEATQAEREWQFWTDLLRYVKAPLPKTSETTALLGRVLIDPEETARVRQPEPTNDDIAVQQEASEAAEAEYESRSLGWILGTSLAFEAFILAIACWIFKRRDF
- a CDS encoding DUF6065 family protein, which codes for MPESITIDGPCPLTAYVVSDPAGWTIEPGGPKRDWMDKTPGKGAYRCLPLAMANQAGWIIGCPATFSCRWNGKDSPDGLTIKVHDGPPGIEPYISSHFGSGILTFRLPWLFRTPPKIGLFVRGATNSPKDFAVPLDGLVETDWSPSTFTMNWKIMKRGTDVWFKKGDPVCMLQPYPMALLEWTEPRSQAIDSDPKMHEAYLTWAASRQQAIVQRAETGEDVWQKDYLKGQTVSGPAPEHHRSRLKLKDFG